ctaaattttaaatataatgttttttctcttatttagttattaaaaattattagaaaaaaatatttatttattgggGTCCATTAGctttctttatttattgttttgctGATAAACTAATATATTGAGTCTCTTTCTCCTTTCTCAAGCGTTGTTCATCGCTTCCAAGCTCCCCAAGTTGTCGTCTTTCACCGTCTCTCGTCGCGCTTGTTGGGTCCTCCGACATATCCATTCTCCTGTTCTGTCTTGGTGTTGCTCTCCCACGAATAGGTACCTCATCCGAACTATTATCCGGTTTGAGAAAGCTGATGATCCCAAGTGGGTTCTCGTTTTTGGTAGCTTATTGTTTGTGGACATAGTGAGATTGCTGAACTGGTTTGAAAATGGGCTTAAAACTTGTAAAGGTAGAGTCTTTGGTCGGATCTGATTGAACCaggtttaggtttaggtttttgGGATGTTATCACTTGACAAGATTCTCTGCTCTAAAGTCTAAACCcccttctgttttaataatttaagttTGTTAATAGAGTCAGgtaaactgataaaaaaaaaagcaaccaTGGATGAAGATGTACTTCATGGAAGCAATGGTCGAACGCACATTGCAGAAACTCAAGATCCAATGCATCATGTCCACTACGGACACCATGCTTTGCAACACATCCACAACGGAAGCGGCATGGTCGATGACCATGCTGATGGTAGTGGTGGTGGGGTTGATACAGACGTTCCTTCCCACCCTGGAAACATAACTGACAACCGTGGTGAAGTGGTCGACCGTGGTAGTGAACAAGGAGATCAGTTGACATTGTCCTTTCAGGGGCAAGTCTACGTTTTCGACAGCGTCTTGCCTGAAaaggtgatttgatttttttagttacatatttaaatatgtttttgagTATAAGTAACACATCTTTTAAAAATCTGCTGCAGGTTCAAGCTGTGCTTCTGTTATTGGGTGGACGAGAAGTACCTCAGGCACCCCCTACAGGCATAGGAGCGTCTCATCAGAACAATAGAGTATTGGTAAGATTTGATACCATTGTTGGTGCCTGAAGCTTCTTTGGCTCTTGTGTTCAGACCTGTCCCTATTGTAGTATATACTAAAAATTGCGTCAACTTTAAGCTTCCTTTTAACCCTAGTCAATATCATAAAATCATAGTCTGCATCAATGCGTTGCTGATTAATGAATGGAACAGGGTCTACCTGGAACTCCTCAAAGGTTTAGTATGCCACAGAGGTTAGCTTCTTTGGTCAGATTCCGAGAGAAAC
The window above is part of the Brassica napus cultivar Da-Ae chromosome C3, Da-Ae, whole genome shotgun sequence genome. Proteins encoded here:
- the LOC106427443 gene encoding GATA transcription factor 28: MDEDVLHGSNGRTHIAETQDPMHHVHYGHHALQHIHNGSGMVDDHADGSGGGVDTDVPSHPGNITDNRGEVVDRGSEQGDQLTLSFQGQVYVFDSVLPEKVQAVLLLLGGREVPQAPPTGIGASHQNNRVLGLPGTPQRFSMPQRLASLVRFREKRKERNFDKKIRYTVRKEVALRMQRNKGQFTSAKSNNGEAAADGSSWESSQTWAIEGSEAQDQEISCRHCGIGEKSTPMMRRGPEGPRTLCNACGLMWANKGALRDLSRGAPQTSQNLQVNNEVSNMQEEANLEADQMMVTVANDISNSQ